From Candidatus Polarisedimenticolia bacterium, a single genomic window includes:
- a CDS encoding zf-HC2 domain-containing protein, with protein MRLGTRFLVHPGCRSAQGLLPLYVNGSLEEDEAAGVRAHLDRCADCRRELNVLLLLARAVEAHGAEAVAPAASGESARSAPERVAVRSITVRRASWLAAAAVILLIAAGLWPRLRPGGGPPDRFAEPYFLDLGNGPDRGDGHAPTLPSRLNDRSLTFAFLVPVSPEARYSAELVDAGGQVLARADSVGPPDALGRISWTVPAGLLRAAGEHEVVVSRTDHAGERRIYRYPFRVGPPTAGEDRTVP; from the coding sequence GTGAGGCTCGGAACGCGTTTCCTGGTCCATCCTGGATGCCGGTCCGCGCAGGGGCTTCTTCCCCTTTACGTCAACGGCAGCCTGGAGGAGGACGAGGCGGCGGGCGTGCGCGCCCATCTCGACCGGTGCGCCGATTGCCGGCGCGAATTGAATGTTCTCCTGCTCCTGGCCCGGGCCGTCGAGGCGCATGGGGCGGAGGCCGTGGCGCCCGCGGCCTCAGGGGAATCCGCGCGGTCTGCACCGGAACGCGTGGCAGTCCGGTCCATCACCGTCAGGCGGGCCTCCTGGCTCGCGGCCGCCGCCGTGATCCTCCTGATCGCGGCCGGCCTCTGGCCCCGCTTGAGGCCGGGTGGCGGACCGCCCGATCGATTCGCCGAGCCGTACTTCCTGGATCTCGGGAACGGCCCCGACCGGGGTGACGGCCATGCGCCGACTCTGCCGTCGCGCCTCAACGACCGTTCGCTGACCTTTGCATTCCTCGTCCCGGTCAGCCCGGAGGCCAGGTACTCGGCCGAGCTGGTGGATGCCGGCGGACAAGTTCTCGCCCGCGCCGACTCGGTCGGTCCGCCTGATGCGCTGGGCCGCATCTCGTGGACGGTGCCGGCGGGCCTGCTGCGGGCGGCCGGAGAGCACGAGGTCGTCGTCTCGAGGACGGACCATGCCGGTGAACGTCGTATCTATCGGTACCCATTCCGGGTCGGCCCCCCGACCGCGGGAGAGGACCGGACGGTGCCGTAG
- a CDS encoding RNA polymerase sigma factor: MPPDADQARLIEAFLRGDREAARVVDGWIEFALRDGFRSLREEWEDLKQEIRLRIVTNLRGGRFAGESSLRTYVHRISRNAAIDLARRAYRHRERGGRLAADGPAMPALDEPAGVMNRDLLSKLLEVLPERDRRLIDLVFAQHLSYAEVADLLGVREGTVKARVFRSRSRLLRRWSELMSATKDRT; this comes from the coding sequence ATGCCGCCCGACGCGGATCAGGCGCGTCTGATCGAGGCCTTCCTGCGAGGGGATCGCGAAGCCGCGCGTGTCGTGGATGGCTGGATCGAATTCGCCCTGCGAGACGGCTTCCGGTCGCTGCGCGAGGAGTGGGAGGACCTCAAACAGGAGATCCGGCTGCGTATCGTCACGAACCTTCGTGGCGGCCGGTTCGCCGGGGAGTCGTCGCTGCGCACCTATGTGCACCGAATCAGCCGCAACGCCGCCATCGACCTCGCGCGCCGGGCCTATCGGCATCGGGAGAGGGGCGGCCGCCTCGCGGCCGACGGCCCGGCCATGCCGGCGCTCGATGAGCCGGCGGGAGTAATGAACCGGGATCTCCTGTCGAAGCTGCTCGAGGTCCTGCCGGAGCGAGATCGGCGCCTCATCGACCTCGTCTTCGCGCAGCACCTTTCGTATGCCGAGGTGGCGGACCTGCTCGGTGTCAGAGAGGGAACCGTGAAGGCGAGGGTCTTCCGCAGCCGGTCGCGCCTGTTGCGGCGCTGGTCCGAGCTGATGTCGGCAACCAAGGATCGAACGTGA